The Thermocladium sp. ECH_B genomic interval CATAGATATTAGGGATCAAGTTAATGCCAGGCAATTAATGAGAAAGTATAAACTAGGCCCTAATGCATCCATGATTGCCGCAATGGATCTCGTGATAACTAGGGTTGATGAGATACGGGAGCAAATAAGCGCCTTTGAGCCTGATTACTTGATCATAGATACCCCTGGTCAAATGGAGATATTCGCGTTCAGGGGTTCCGGTTCTTTATTGGTTAATAGATTATCCGCCGAGAAGTCGCTTGTGCTATTCACCATTGACTCCAATCAAGCAAGGACTCCCTCCGGCCTCGTATCTAATTTATTATTATCATTATCGGCCCAATACAGGTTCCAGAAGACCCAATATAATATTCTAAATAAGTCTGATTTACTGGATCCGGATCTCGTGGATGATGTGGTTTCATGGGTTGAGAACCCGCAGCAATTAGAGCTTAGCC includes:
- a CDS encoding GTPase translates to MLTVFIVGTAGSGKSTLTSSLSQYLEXQGSEVAILNLDPAAEYLPYTPDIDIRDQVNARQLMRKYKLGPNASMIAAMDLVITRVDEIREQISAFEPDYLIIDTPGQMEIFAFRGSGSLLVNRLSAEKSLVLFTIDSNQARTPSGLVSNLLLSLSAQYRFQKTQYNILNKSDLLDPDLVDDVVSWVENPQQLELSLQSEGLEAELNMRIIQIIEAMGSTSIPIPVSSMTRSGLDRLHAILEQALTGGEKPQ